One Aquila chrysaetos chrysaetos chromosome 22, bAquChr1.4, whole genome shotgun sequence genomic window carries:
- the SMIM33 gene encoding small integral membrane protein 33 yields MCRKDGTQIFSPACLLRAFSSACSAMNTSVPGSQLRQPEPQDAAAFTPISVVRSVTKKSDALPMISVIVVIFVLLAVFIIIVVHYGPHLRTVQITLYHEPMPQDLDDGVYLTDWKKLGSQKKLPAQPCQQEPGGTDAAGVSCQCSCKHHLPCGSAEPNVIEITYL; encoded by the exons ATGTGCAGGAAAGACGGAACCCAAATATTCAGCCCAGCTTGTCTGCTAAGAGCTTTCAG CTCAGCCTGCTCAGCCATGAACACCTCCGTGCCCGGCAGCCAGCTGAGACAGCCCGAGCCCCAGGACGCAGCTGCCTTCACTCCTATCTCCGTTGTCAGGAGTGTGACAAAGAAATCCGATGCCCTGCCCATGATCTCCGTGATCGTCGTCATCTTCGTCCTCTTGGCCGTCTTCATCATCATTGTGGTGCACTACGGCCCTCACCTCCGCACCGTCCAGATCACCCTTTACCATGAGCCCATGCCGCAGGACCTGGACGATGGAGTGTACCTCACGGACTGGAAGAAGCTGGGCTCCCAGAAGaagctgcctgcccagccctgccagcaggaGCCGGGTGGCACGGACGCAGCCGGCGTGAGCTGCCAGTGCTCCTGCAAACATCACCTTCCCTGCGGGAGCGCCGAGCCCAACGTCATCGAGATCACGTACCTGTGA
- the PCDH12 gene encoding protocadherin-12, translated as MLRTCDHRKDRLGMRRQACQGSGAVGFASSMLLLSRSALHLPALWWYLFLSTDAQEVATFTVQYQVFEEVPLGTVIGTLAEHFEGGESGETADTFQLMETPRRFLLHVGSGDGVLSTAGRVDREQLCRHSDPCWVSFEVLAARNLALIHVEVQVLDVNDNAPRFPTPELELEMSESASLRTRIPLDRALDADAGPNAHCSYTLSPSEHFALEVVSSSDGTRHAELVVVKEVDRELHSSFDLVLTAADHGEPPKSGTALIKVIVLDSNDNSPIFAESSLTVEVREDALPGTLLVTVTATDPDQGPNGEIEYSLSKHASPEVLSAFGIDARTGSIILKHPLDYEETHAYELDVQARDLGANPIPAHCKILVKVLDVNDNAPDVHVTWAARAPVLSEALPKDSFVALVTASDPDSGSNGQVRCSLTQGYEHFRLKRTNSHSYVLMTNATLDRELRAEYNLTLVVQDQGELSLAVLKHLTICISDVNDNAPSFEKATYEVAVAENSEAPAFLLAVRATDPDLGFNGKITYSILDSSALGLVSVDPTTGDVFALQAFDYEQVRSLEFLVTAEDGGHPKLASNVSVRLAVLDRNDNAPIITTPALVGGAATLSVLVNAETGCFWVAPGNGSSQGTAAVTNATLVSCAGAPFLFTIAARDVDSGINGALRYDLVGGDDAGLFILDPFLGQVFLNASNASSLAGSERELVVRVSDEGDIPLHTLARVRLVFRHHGAFSKISAQDPRWLRPSVVVIICLAALLGGCLLFLALTLSLRKKEKKDSMAYNCREAEDARRQQQLKKPHRQIQKTDIHLVPLLRGRPREAEAPRPFQEDLPGTAAPVLGGSPQAPLHLTPTLYRTLRNQSTPKDSDEQQGTFNLPILQRRPCQPHRPKNSAKEAASPSDAPSHCKSLVKPPQGPVGEPPLPPNQPVLAGGPGQPQPHQHILRSLVRLSLVALAEQSPTGEFAMESPPVQQISQLLSLLHQGQFQPKTNHRGNKYTAKNGSRAAGLDADCLSTKDSGHGESEAEDRDSESGFELSVQQLVGEELETLLEPQAELALKRLTAADPAWVARLSLPLTSSYKDNVFSPDSPHSPQDEDAARQEQPRTFETFGKGAGADSNAAGTRLASTFLSEMSTLFEMILSQKVQVHNETGSGLLRQLSAHGKSLGLEDGAPVL; from the exons ATGCTGAGGACTTGCGATCACCGTAAGGACCGTTTGGGTATGCGGCGGCAGGCGTGCCAGGGCAGCGGGGCGGTGGGCTTTGCCagcagcatgctgctgctgagccgTTCCGCTCTCCATCTCCCAGCCTTGTGGTGGTACCTCTTCCTCTCCACTGATGCCCAGGAGGTGGCCACGTTCACGGTGCAGTACCAGGTGTTTGAAGAAGTGCCGCTGGGAACAGTGATAGGGACGCTGGCCGAGCACTTTGAGGGGGGCGAGAGTGGCGAAACAGCAGATACCTTCCAGCTGATGGAGACCCCCAGGAGGTTCCTGCTGCACGTGGGGAGCGGGGACGGGGTGCTCAGCACAGCCGGGCGGGTGGACAGGGAGCAGCTGTGCCGGCACAGTGATCCCTGCTGGGTCTCGTTCGAAGTGCTGGCCGCCCGAAACCTGGCTCTGATTCACGTGGAGGTTCAAGTGCTGGACGTCAACGACAACGCACCACGGTTCCCCACGCCCGAGCTGGAGCTGGAGATGTCGGAGAGCGCATCCCTGCGGACGCGGATCCCACTGGACCGAGCCCTGGATGCCGATGCCGGCCCCAACGCCCACTGCTCCTACACCCTCTCCCCCAGTGAGCACTTTGCTCTGGAGGTCGTCTCTAGCTCTGATGGGACGAGGCACGCAGAGCTCGTTGTGGTTAAAGAAGTGGACCGGGAGCTGCACTCCTCCTTTGACCTCGTGCTGACAGCCGCTGATCATGGGGAGCCCCCCAAATCAGGTACTGCTTTAATTAAAGTCATTGTCCTCGACTCCAATGATAACAGCCCCATCTTTGCAGAGAGCTCTTTGACAGTTGAGGTTCGGGAGGATGCTCTGCCCGGGACCCTCCTTGTGACGGTCACAGCTACCGACCCCGACCAGGGTCCCAACGGGGAGATCGAGTACAGCCTGAGCAAGCACGCGTCCCCAGAGGTGCTGAGCGCTTTTGGCATCGATGCCCGCACGGGCAGCATCATCCTGAAGCACCCGCTGGACTACGAGGAAACCCACGCCTATGAGCTGGATGTGCAAGCCCGGGACCTGGGCGCCAACCCCATCCCAGCACACTGCAAGATCCTGGTCAAAGTCCTGGATGTCAACGACAACGCTCCCGACGTCCACGTCACCTGGGCTGCGCGGGCACCCGTGCTCTCTGAAGCCCTCCCCAAAGACAGCTTTGTGGCTCTGGTGACGGCCAGCGACCCCGATTCGGGAAGCAACGGGCAAGTGCGTTGCTCCCTCACTCAAGGGTACGAGCACTTCAGGCTGAAGAGGACCAACAGCCACAGCTACGTGCTGATGACCAACGCCACGCTGGACAGGGAGCTGCGTGCCGAGTACAACCTGACGTTGGTGGTGCAGGACCAGGGTGAGCTCTCCTTGGCCGTGCTGAAGCACCTCACTATCTGCATCAGCGACGTCAACGACAATGCCCCCTCCTTCGAGAAGGCCACCTACGAGGTCGCTGTTGCCGAGAACAGCGAAGCACCTGCCTTCTTGCTCGCCGTCCGTGCCACCGACCCCGACCTGGGTTTCAACGGGAAAATCACCTACAGTATCCTGGATTCCTCTGCTTTGGGTCTGGTCTCAGTCGACCCCACCACTGGGGACGTTTTTGCCCTCCAAGCTTTTGATTATGAGCAGGTGAGGAGCCTGGAGTTCCTGGTGACCGCGGAGGACGGCGGTCACCCCAAGCTGGCATCCAACGTTTCCGTCAGGCTGGCTGTGCTCGACCGGAACGACAACGCACCCATCATCACCACGCCGGCACTGGTGGGAGGTGCCGCCACGCTCTCTGTCCTGGTCAATGCGGAGACAGGGTGCTTCTGGGTGGCCCCCGGGAACGGGAGCTCCCAAGGGACTGCAGCAGTGACCAATGCAACACTTGTGTCATGTGCCGGCGCTCCCTTCCTCTTCACCATCGCGGCCAGGGATGTGGACTCCGGCATCAACGGGGCTCTCCGGTATGATCTGGTGGGTGGGGATGACGCTGGGCTCTTCATCCTGGACCCTTTCTTGGGGCAGGTCTTCCTCAACGCCAGCAATGCCAGCAGCCTCGCGGGCAGCGAGCGGGAGCTGGTGGTCCGGGTGAGCGATGAGGGGGACATCCCCCTGCACACCCTGGCCCGGGTCCGCTTAGTTTTCCGGCATCACGGGGCATTCTCCAAAATCTCAGCCCAAGACCCCAGGTGGCTGAGGCCGTCAGTGGTGGTCATTATCTGCCTGGCCGCTCTCCTGGGTGGGTGccttctttttttggctttaacCCTGTCTTTGCgtaagaaggagaagaaggacaGCATGGCCTACAactgcagggaggcagaggatgcccgcaggcagcagcagctcaagaAGCCGCACAGGCAGATCCAAAAGACGGACATCCACCTTGTCCCGCTGCTCCGGGGCCGGCCGCGGGAGGCTGAGGCCCCTCGTCccttccaggaggatctgccCGGCACAGCCGCCCCTgtgctgggggggtccccacaGGCTCCCCTCCACCTCACCCCCACTCTCTACAGGACCCTGAGAAATCAGTCGACCCCAAAAGACTCAGATGAGCAGCAGGGGACCTTCAACCTGCCCATCCTGCAGCGCcggccctgccagccccacagacCAAAAAATTCGGCGAAGGAGGCTGCGAGCCCCTCGGACGCACCATCGCACTGCAAGAGCTTGGTGAAGCCACCGCAGGGGCCTGTGGGAGAGCCCCCGCTGCCACCCAACCAGCCTGTGCTTGCTGGGGGacctgggcagccccagccccaccagcacaTCCTCAGGAGCCTGGTCCGGCTGTCGCTGGTGGCACTGGCGGAGCAGAGCCCCACCGGGGAGTTTGCGATGGAGTCACCCCCAGTGCAG CAAAtctcccagctgctctccctgctgcaccAGGGCCAGTTCCagcccaaaacaaaccacagggGAAACAAGTACACGGCCAAGAACGGCAGCAG ggctgcggggctggATGCCGACTGCCTGAGCACGAAGGACAGCGGGCACGGCGAGAGCGAGGCAGAGGACCGTGATTCGGAGAGCGGGTTTGAGCTCTCCgtgcagcagctggtgggagaggagctggagaccCTCCTGGAGCCGCAGGCAG AGCTGGCCCTCAAGAGGCTGACGGCTGCTGACCCAGCGTGGGTGGCTCGGCTCTCCTTGCCGCTCACTAGTAGTTACAAGGACAACGTCTTCTCCCCTGACTCTCCGCATTCACCTCAGGATGAGGACGCTGCAAGGCAGGAGCAACCAAGGACCTTTGAGACCTTCGGCAAAGGTGCTGGGGCTGACTCGAATGCCGCTGGGACAAGACTGGCCAGcactttcctttcagaaatgagCACCCTCTTTGAAATGATTTTGTCCCAGAAAGTCCAAGTCCACAACGAAACAGGCTCAGGGCTTCTGCGGCAGCTGTCGGCACATGGGAAAAGCCTTGGACTGGAAGACGGTGCTCCTGTTCTGTAG